The following proteins are co-located in the Festucalex cinctus isolate MCC-2025b chromosome 15, RoL_Fcin_1.0, whole genome shotgun sequence genome:
- the tjp2a gene encoding tight junction protein ZO-2a isoform X9 — protein sequence MPVNGGGLLSLGRYATHYFSNPVMEETVWEQYTVTLQRDPKMGFGIAVSGGRDNPNEESGETSIVVSDVLQGGPADGLLFENDRVVQVNAIPMDGVIHSFAVQTLRKCGKVAKITVKRPRKVPVNVLNRPGSPDDRVFNNDYTEDYNYDQDRRSVYSNRQDHSLEREQGGYMDSGYQTRERDYDRNYDRRERGRSAERERSPDQQYRRDGSRGRALDRERSPDRHHRSDHTLNRDYSPDRRYRSERTLDRDHSPDRRYRSERALDRDYSPDRRYRSDRALDRTNSPDRHYRRDSHSPGRNHGRNHSFERGRERIPSDPRKYDEPLKRGASRDRLERSPSPAAMPIPMPRPARELEPLEKPLNVLLLKNRPNEEYGLRLGSQLFIKEMTSTGLASRDGNLQEGDIILKINGTATENLSLSDAGKLIEKSRGKLQLVVQRDRQQVLIRVPPMVDSDSELDDISEIESYRSYSPQDERRGHHSDLSSHSSNERLREKPREEPSNRLAKMGAMPTPFKGLDRAVEDTPPLPPEREESRPQTPPTIAVGPKVHAPPKVPLKPNKEDQEVYGPNTLMVRFQKGDSVGMRLAGGNDVGIFIAGVQEDSAAEQEGLRTGDQLVKVNNVDFRGMVREDAVLYLLEIPKGEDVTILAQSKPEVYKDILESGRGDSFFIRTHFEYEKEAHQSLTFTRGEIFKVTDTLYDGKLGNWLAVRTNKENQLLEKGIIPNKSRAEQMANVQNAARAASGNDRGDFWRLRGQRAAKKKDLRKSREDLSAAPVATRFPAYERVVLREAGFKRPVVIFGPISDAVNEKLASDMPNEFVIAKTEPKDAGSEKSSGVVRLNTIRQIIEQNTHALLDVTPKAVDTLNYTQWYPIVILLNPDSKQGVKTMRNRLLPGSTRSARKLYEQAIKLRKTCSHLFTDTIDLNSANDAWYGSVKDSIRGQQDRAVWVCEGKLDGSEEDLDLHDDRMSYLSAMSADYLSMDSRLTSDYDDTADEGGAYTDNELDEPMDEPQPVSAISRSSEPVLPDEVRAQTRTDSSRSYDSHSSSTISSSDAAGGNKPLPPPVALKPTIARLNQMSDEQTSEMEEDPANKSFLGKIKAFEKMDHLARAQRILELQEAESARLEIAQKHPDIYAIPVKLPKPNLNRPQPIGSSSNPEPQTPSRHQYSESRTHEDDEAEYRRQLADNTKRGYYNPQKYKDTEL from the exons ATGCCTGTGAATGGAGGGGGTCTGCTCTCCTTGGGCAGATATGCTACTCATTATTTCAGT AACCCGGTTATGGAGGAGACGGTCTGGGAGCAGTACACAGTGACCCTGCAGAGG GATCCAAAGATGGGCTTTGGCATTGCTGTATCAGGAGGGCGAGACAACCCGAACGAGGAGAGTGGCGAGACATCCATTGTGGTGTCTGACGTCCTGCAGGGAGGACCAGCTGATGGCTTGTTGTT TGAGAATGACAGAGTGGTGCAGGTGAACGCCATTCCCATGGATGGGGTCATCCATTCCTTCGCTGTCCAAACCCTCAGAAAGTGTGGAAAAGTTGCAAAAATC ACCGTCAAGAGACCGAGAAAGGTTCCTGTAAATGTCCTGAATCGTCCTGGCTCACCTGATGATCGAGTTTTCAACAATGATTACACTGAAGATTACAACTACGACCAGGACCGTCGCAGTGTGTACAGTAACAGGCAGGACCACAGCCTGGAGAGGGAACAAGGCGGCTATATGGATTCTGGCTACCAAACCCGTGAGCGTGATTATGACAGAAACTATGACCGACGAGAACGGGGCAGGAGTGCAGAAAGAGAACGTAGCCCTGACCAGCAATACAGGAGAGATGGTAGCAGAGGTCGCGCCTTGGACAGAGAACGTAGCCCTGATCGTCACCACAGGAGCGATCACACACTCAACCGTGACTATAGCCCAGACAGAAGATACCGTAGCGAGCGCACGTTAGACCGAGACCACAGTCCTGACCGGCGCTACCGCAGCGAGCGGGCCCTCGACCGCGACTATAGTCCGGACCGACGCTATCGTAGTGACCGTGCGCTAGATCGCACCAACAGCCCCGACCGACACTACAGACGAGACAGTCACAGCCCGGGACGCAACCATGGACGTAACCACAGCTTTGAACGCGGACGAGAACGAATTCCCAGTGACCCGAGGAAATATGATGAGCCTCTTAAGAGAGGTGCAAGCAGGGACCGGCTGGAGCGTTCACCGTCACCTGCGGCCATGCCCATCCCTATGCCACGTCCTGCTCGAGAATTGGAGCCACTGGAGAAACCTCTGAATGTTCTACTGCTGAAAAATCGGCCGAACGAAG AGTATGGCCTTCGACTGGGCAGTCAGCTTTTTATCAAAGAGATGACCAGCACAGGGCTTGCCAGCAGAGACGGGAACCTACAAGAAGGAGACATAATTCTGAAG ATCAATGGAACAGCGACTGAAAACCTTTCCCTCAGCGACGCAGGGAAGCTGATCGAGAAGTCTCGCGGGAAGCTGCAGCTGGTAGTCCAGAGAGACAGGCAGCAAGTGCTGATCCGAGTCCCCCCAATGGTTGACAGCGACTCAGAGCTTGATG ATATTTCTGAGATCGAGTCCTACCGTTCCTACTCTCCACAAGATGAAAGACGAGGCCATCATTCAGACCTATCATCGCACTCCTCCAATGAGCGGCTCCGAGAGAAGCCAAG GGAGGAGCCATCTAACCGGCTGGCTAAGATGGGTGCTATGCCCACCCCATTCAAAGGTCTTGACCGAGCTGTGGAAGACACACCCCCATTGCCTCCTGAGAGGGAGGAGTCAAGACCACAAACGCCACCaa CAATCGCAGTTGGCCCAAAGGTTCACGCTCCTCCTAAAGTACCACTAAAGCCAAACAAAGAAGACCAGGAAGTATACGG ACCGAACACATTGATGGTCCGTTTTCAGAAAGGTGACAGCGTTGGTATGAGGCTTGCAGGAGGGAATGATGTTGGTATCTTCATTGCTGGAGTTCAGGAAGATAGTGCAGCTGAACAGGAAGGTCTTCGTACTGGGGATCAGCTTGTCAAG GTGAACAATGTTGACTTTAGGGGAATGGTCCGTGAAGATGCCGTCCTTTATCTCCTGGAGATTCCCAAAGGAGAAGATGTGACCATTCTTGCACAGAGCAAGCCAGAAg TTTACAAAGACATTTTAGAATCTGGTAGAGGCGACTCCTTCTTCATCAGGACCCACTTTGAGTATGAGAAAGAGGCTCATCAGAGCCTCACTTTCACCAGAGGAGAGATTTTCAAAGTTACTGATACACTCTACGACGGCAAGCTGGGCAACTGGCTGGCAGTCCGTACAAACAAAGAAAACCAGTTGCTGGAGAAGGGCATCATTCCTAATAAAAGCAG AGCGGAGCAAATGGCCAACGTCCAGAATGCTGCACGAGCTGCATCAGGTAACGACAGAGGAGACTTCTGGAGGCTTCGAGGACAAAGAGCAGCTAAGAAGAAAGATCTTCGCAAGAGTCGAGAGGATCTGAGTGCAGCACCGGTTGCTACACGATTCCCAGCCTATGAGAGAGTTGTCCTGCGTGAAG CTGGCTTCAAGAGACCTGTGGTCATATTTGGGCCCATCTCTGATGCTGTGAATGAAAAACTGGCCAGTGACATGCCGAATGAGTTTGTCATTGCTA AAACGGAGCCAAAGGATGCAGGAAGTGAGAAATCATCCGGAGTTGTGAGACTGAACACAATTCGGCAAATTATTGAACAG AACACTCACGCGCTTCTGGATGTGACTCCCAAAGCTGTTGACACCTTGAATTACACCCAGTGGTATCCCATCGTCATTTTACTGAATCCAGACAGCAAGCAGGGAGTCAAGACCATGAGGAATCGCCTCTTGCCTGGATCCACCCGCAGTGCACGCAAACTGTATGAGCAGGCCATTAAGCTGAGAAAGACATGCTCACACCTGTTCACTG ACACAATTGACCTCAACTCAGCCAATGATGCATGGTACGGCAGTGTGAAAGATTCAATCCGGGGGCAGCAAGACAGAGCTGTGTGGGTGTGTGAAGGCAAG tTGGATGGTTCAGAGGAGGATCTAGATCTCCATGACGACCGAATGTCCTACTTGTCAGCGATGAGCGCAGACTACCTAAGCATGGACAGCCGCCTGACCAGCGACTACGATGACACGGCCGATGAGGGCGGGGCTTACACCGACAACGAGCTGGACGAGCCGATGGACGAGCCCCAGCCTGTGTCAGCCATCAGTCGGTCGTCGGAACCTGTGCTGCCTGACGAG GTGCGCGCTCAGACCCGGACCGACTCCTCACGCAGCTATGACTCCCACTCCAGCAGCACCATCAGCAGCAGCGACGCAGCGGGCGGGAACAAGCCGCTGCCCCCTCCGGTGGCCCTGAAGCCCACCATCGCCCGCCTCAACCAGATGTCAGATGAGCAGACCTCGGAGATGGAAGAGGATCCTGCCAACAAATCCTTCCTGGGCAAG ATTAAAGCCTTTGAGAAGATGGACCACCTGGCCCGAGCTCAGAGGATCCTCGAACTGCAGGAGGCAGAAAGTGCTCGG
- the tjp2a gene encoding tight junction protein ZO-2a isoform X6: protein MPVNGGGLLSLGRYATHYFSNPVMEETVWEQYTVTLQRDPKMGFGIAVSGGRDNPNEESGETSIVVSDVLQGGPADGLLFENDRVVQVNAIPMDGVIHSFAVQTLRKCGKVAKITVKRPRKVPVNVLNRPGSPDDRVFNNDYTEDYNYDQDRRSVYSNRQDHSLEREQGGYMDSGYQTRERDYDRNYDRRERGRSAERERSPDQQYRRDGSRGRALDRERSPDRHHRSDHTLNRDYSPDRRYRSERTLDRDHSPDRRYRSERALDRDYSPDRRYRSDRALDRTNSPDRHYRRDSHSPGRNHGRNHSFERGRERIPSDPRKYDEPLKRGASRDRLERSPSPAAMPIPMPRPARELEPLEKPLNVLLLKNRPNEEYGLRLGSQLFIKEMTSTGLASRDGNLQEGDIILKINGTATENLSLSDAGKLIEKSRGKLQLVVQRDRQQVLIRVPPMVDSDSELDDISEIESYRSYSPQDERRGHHSDLSSHSSNERLREKPREEPSNRLAKMGAMPTPFKGLDRAVEDTPPLPPEREESRPQTPPTIAVGPKVHAPPKVPLKPNKEDQEVYGPNTLMVRFQKGDSVGMRLAGGNDVGIFIAGVQEDSAAEQEGLRTGDQLVKVNNVDFRGMVREDAVLYLLEIPKGEDVTILAQSKPEVYKDILESGRGDSFFIRTHFEYEKEAHQSLTFTRGEIFKVTDTLYDGKLGNWLAVRTNKENQLLEKGIIPNKSRAEQMANVQNAARAASGNDRGDFWRLRGQRAAKKKDLRKSREDLSAAPVATRFPAYERVVLREAGFKRPVVIFGPISDAVNEKLASDMPNEFVIAKTEPKDAGSEKSSGVVRLNTIRQIIEQNTHALLDVTPKAVDTLNYTQWYPIVILLNPDSKQGVKTMRNRLLPGSTRSARKLYEQAIKLRKTCSHLFTDTIDLNSANDAWYGSVKDSIRGQQDRAVWVCEGKLDGSEEDLDLHDDRMSYLSAMSADYLSMDSRLTSDYDDTADEGGAYTDNELDEPMDEPQPVSAISRSSEPVLPDEKPHPEPRNRMRRSSSRERVNREPSPPPAFVPEPPKVRAQTRTDSSRSYDSHSSSTISSSDAAGGNKPLPPPVALKPTIARLNQMSDEQTSEMEEDPANKSFLGKQMGDQIKAFEKMDHLARAQRILELQEAESARLEIAQKHPDIYAIPVKLPKPNLNRPQPIGSSSNPEPQTPSRHQYSESRTHEDDEAEYRRQLADNTKRGYYNPQKYKDTEL from the exons ATGCCTGTGAATGGAGGGGGTCTGCTCTCCTTGGGCAGATATGCTACTCATTATTTCAGT AACCCGGTTATGGAGGAGACGGTCTGGGAGCAGTACACAGTGACCCTGCAGAGG GATCCAAAGATGGGCTTTGGCATTGCTGTATCAGGAGGGCGAGACAACCCGAACGAGGAGAGTGGCGAGACATCCATTGTGGTGTCTGACGTCCTGCAGGGAGGACCAGCTGATGGCTTGTTGTT TGAGAATGACAGAGTGGTGCAGGTGAACGCCATTCCCATGGATGGGGTCATCCATTCCTTCGCTGTCCAAACCCTCAGAAAGTGTGGAAAAGTTGCAAAAATC ACCGTCAAGAGACCGAGAAAGGTTCCTGTAAATGTCCTGAATCGTCCTGGCTCACCTGATGATCGAGTTTTCAACAATGATTACACTGAAGATTACAACTACGACCAGGACCGTCGCAGTGTGTACAGTAACAGGCAGGACCACAGCCTGGAGAGGGAACAAGGCGGCTATATGGATTCTGGCTACCAAACCCGTGAGCGTGATTATGACAGAAACTATGACCGACGAGAACGGGGCAGGAGTGCAGAAAGAGAACGTAGCCCTGACCAGCAATACAGGAGAGATGGTAGCAGAGGTCGCGCCTTGGACAGAGAACGTAGCCCTGATCGTCACCACAGGAGCGATCACACACTCAACCGTGACTATAGCCCAGACAGAAGATACCGTAGCGAGCGCACGTTAGACCGAGACCACAGTCCTGACCGGCGCTACCGCAGCGAGCGGGCCCTCGACCGCGACTATAGTCCGGACCGACGCTATCGTAGTGACCGTGCGCTAGATCGCACCAACAGCCCCGACCGACACTACAGACGAGACAGTCACAGCCCGGGACGCAACCATGGACGTAACCACAGCTTTGAACGCGGACGAGAACGAATTCCCAGTGACCCGAGGAAATATGATGAGCCTCTTAAGAGAGGTGCAAGCAGGGACCGGCTGGAGCGTTCACCGTCACCTGCGGCCATGCCCATCCCTATGCCACGTCCTGCTCGAGAATTGGAGCCACTGGAGAAACCTCTGAATGTTCTACTGCTGAAAAATCGGCCGAACGAAG AGTATGGCCTTCGACTGGGCAGTCAGCTTTTTATCAAAGAGATGACCAGCACAGGGCTTGCCAGCAGAGACGGGAACCTACAAGAAGGAGACATAATTCTGAAG ATCAATGGAACAGCGACTGAAAACCTTTCCCTCAGCGACGCAGGGAAGCTGATCGAGAAGTCTCGCGGGAAGCTGCAGCTGGTAGTCCAGAGAGACAGGCAGCAAGTGCTGATCCGAGTCCCCCCAATGGTTGACAGCGACTCAGAGCTTGATG ATATTTCTGAGATCGAGTCCTACCGTTCCTACTCTCCACAAGATGAAAGACGAGGCCATCATTCAGACCTATCATCGCACTCCTCCAATGAGCGGCTCCGAGAGAAGCCAAG GGAGGAGCCATCTAACCGGCTGGCTAAGATGGGTGCTATGCCCACCCCATTCAAAGGTCTTGACCGAGCTGTGGAAGACACACCCCCATTGCCTCCTGAGAGGGAGGAGTCAAGACCACAAACGCCACCaa CAATCGCAGTTGGCCCAAAGGTTCACGCTCCTCCTAAAGTACCACTAAAGCCAAACAAAGAAGACCAGGAAGTATACGG ACCGAACACATTGATGGTCCGTTTTCAGAAAGGTGACAGCGTTGGTATGAGGCTTGCAGGAGGGAATGATGTTGGTATCTTCATTGCTGGAGTTCAGGAAGATAGTGCAGCTGAACAGGAAGGTCTTCGTACTGGGGATCAGCTTGTCAAG GTGAACAATGTTGACTTTAGGGGAATGGTCCGTGAAGATGCCGTCCTTTATCTCCTGGAGATTCCCAAAGGAGAAGATGTGACCATTCTTGCACAGAGCAAGCCAGAAg TTTACAAAGACATTTTAGAATCTGGTAGAGGCGACTCCTTCTTCATCAGGACCCACTTTGAGTATGAGAAAGAGGCTCATCAGAGCCTCACTTTCACCAGAGGAGAGATTTTCAAAGTTACTGATACACTCTACGACGGCAAGCTGGGCAACTGGCTGGCAGTCCGTACAAACAAAGAAAACCAGTTGCTGGAGAAGGGCATCATTCCTAATAAAAGCAG AGCGGAGCAAATGGCCAACGTCCAGAATGCTGCACGAGCTGCATCAGGTAACGACAGAGGAGACTTCTGGAGGCTTCGAGGACAAAGAGCAGCTAAGAAGAAAGATCTTCGCAAGAGTCGAGAGGATCTGAGTGCAGCACCGGTTGCTACACGATTCCCAGCCTATGAGAGAGTTGTCCTGCGTGAAG CTGGCTTCAAGAGACCTGTGGTCATATTTGGGCCCATCTCTGATGCTGTGAATGAAAAACTGGCCAGTGACATGCCGAATGAGTTTGTCATTGCTA AAACGGAGCCAAAGGATGCAGGAAGTGAGAAATCATCCGGAGTTGTGAGACTGAACACAATTCGGCAAATTATTGAACAG AACACTCACGCGCTTCTGGATGTGACTCCCAAAGCTGTTGACACCTTGAATTACACCCAGTGGTATCCCATCGTCATTTTACTGAATCCAGACAGCAAGCAGGGAGTCAAGACCATGAGGAATCGCCTCTTGCCTGGATCCACCCGCAGTGCACGCAAACTGTATGAGCAGGCCATTAAGCTGAGAAAGACATGCTCACACCTGTTCACTG ACACAATTGACCTCAACTCAGCCAATGATGCATGGTACGGCAGTGTGAAAGATTCAATCCGGGGGCAGCAAGACAGAGCTGTGTGGGTGTGTGAAGGCAAG tTGGATGGTTCAGAGGAGGATCTAGATCTCCATGACGACCGAATGTCCTACTTGTCAGCGATGAGCGCAGACTACCTAAGCATGGACAGCCGCCTGACCAGCGACTACGATGACACGGCCGATGAGGGCGGGGCTTACACCGACAACGAGCTGGACGAGCCGATGGACGAGCCCCAGCCTGTGTCAGCCATCAGTCGGTCGTCGGAACCTGTGCTGCCTGACGAG AAGCCCCACCCTGAACCCCGGAATCGTATGAGAAGGTCAAGCAGCAGAGAGAGGGTAAATAGAGAGCCCAGTCCTCCCCCTGCTTTTGTCCCTGAACCTCCAAAG GTGCGCGCTCAGACCCGGACCGACTCCTCACGCAGCTATGACTCCCACTCCAGCAGCACCATCAGCAGCAGCGACGCAGCGGGCGGGAACAAGCCGCTGCCCCCTCCGGTGGCCCTGAAGCCCACCATCGCCCGCCTCAACCAGATGTCAGATGAGCAGACCTCGGAGATGGAAGAGGATCCTGCCAACAAATCCTTCCTGGGCAAG CAAATGGGGGATCAG ATTAAAGCCTTTGAGAAGATGGACCACCTGGCCCGAGCTCAGAGGATCCTCGAACTGCAGGAGGCAGAAAGTGCTCGG
- the tjp2a gene encoding tight junction protein ZO-2a isoform X5 → MKTVLSLHRKWAHAVKTIRILQGLNPVMEETVWEQYTVTLQRDPKMGFGIAVSGGRDNPNEESGETSIVVSDVLQGGPADGLLFENDRVVQVNAIPMDGVIHSFAVQTLRKCGKVAKITVKRPRKVPVNVLNRPGSPDDRVFNNDYTEDYNYDQDRRSVYSNRQDHSLEREQGGYMDSGYQTRERDYDRNYDRRERGRSAERERSPDQQYRRDGSRGRALDRERSPDRHHRSDHTLNRDYSPDRRYRSERTLDRDHSPDRRYRSERALDRDYSPDRRYRSDRALDRTNSPDRHYRRDSHSPGRNHGRNHSFERGRERIPSDPRKYDEPLKRGASRDRLERSPSPAAMPIPMPRPARELEPLEKPLNVLLLKNRPNEEYGLRLGSQLFIKEMTSTGLASRDGNLQEGDIILKINGTATENLSLSDAGKLIEKSRGKLQLVVQRDRQQVLIRVPPMVDSDSELDDISEIESYRSYSPQDERRGHHSDLSSHSSNERLREKPREEPSNRLAKMGAMPTPFKGLDRAVEDTPPLPPEREESRPQTPPTIAVGPKVHAPPKVPLKPNKEDQEVYGPNTLMVRFQKGDSVGMRLAGGNDVGIFIAGVQEDSAAEQEGLRTGDQLVKVNNVDFRGMVREDAVLYLLEIPKGEDVTILAQSKPEVYKDILESGRGDSFFIRTHFEYEKEAHQSLTFTRGEIFKVTDTLYDGKLGNWLAVRTNKENQLLEKGIIPNKSRAEQMANVQNAARAASGNDRGDFWRLRGQRAAKKKDLRKSREDLSAAPVATRFPAYERVVLREAGFKRPVVIFGPISDAVNEKLASDMPNEFVIAKTEPKDAGSEKSSGVVRLNTIRQIIEQNTHALLDVTPKAVDTLNYTQWYPIVILLNPDSKQGVKTMRNRLLPGSTRSARKLYEQAIKLRKTCSHLFTDTIDLNSANDAWYGSVKDSIRGQQDRAVWVCEGKLDGSEEDLDLHDDRMSYLSAMSADYLSMDSRLTSDYDDTADEGGAYTDNELDEPMDEPQPVSAISRSSEPVLPDEKPHPEPRNRMRRSSSRERVNREPSPPPAFVPEPPKVRAQTRTDSSRSYDSHSSSTISSSDAAGGNKPLPPPVALKPTIARLNQMSDEQTSEMEEDPANKSFLGKQMGDQIKAFEKMDHLARAQRILELQEAESARLEIAQKHPDIYAIPVKLPKPNLNRPQPIGSSSNPEPQTPSRHQYSESRTHEDDEAEYRRQLADNTKRGYYNPQKYKDTEL, encoded by the exons ATGAAGACTGTTCTCAGCCTACACAGGAAATGGGCCCACGCCGTCAAAACCATACGCATCCTGCAGGGACTC AACCCGGTTATGGAGGAGACGGTCTGGGAGCAGTACACAGTGACCCTGCAGAGG GATCCAAAGATGGGCTTTGGCATTGCTGTATCAGGAGGGCGAGACAACCCGAACGAGGAGAGTGGCGAGACATCCATTGTGGTGTCTGACGTCCTGCAGGGAGGACCAGCTGATGGCTTGTTGTT TGAGAATGACAGAGTGGTGCAGGTGAACGCCATTCCCATGGATGGGGTCATCCATTCCTTCGCTGTCCAAACCCTCAGAAAGTGTGGAAAAGTTGCAAAAATC ACCGTCAAGAGACCGAGAAAGGTTCCTGTAAATGTCCTGAATCGTCCTGGCTCACCTGATGATCGAGTTTTCAACAATGATTACACTGAAGATTACAACTACGACCAGGACCGTCGCAGTGTGTACAGTAACAGGCAGGACCACAGCCTGGAGAGGGAACAAGGCGGCTATATGGATTCTGGCTACCAAACCCGTGAGCGTGATTATGACAGAAACTATGACCGACGAGAACGGGGCAGGAGTGCAGAAAGAGAACGTAGCCCTGACCAGCAATACAGGAGAGATGGTAGCAGAGGTCGCGCCTTGGACAGAGAACGTAGCCCTGATCGTCACCACAGGAGCGATCACACACTCAACCGTGACTATAGCCCAGACAGAAGATACCGTAGCGAGCGCACGTTAGACCGAGACCACAGTCCTGACCGGCGCTACCGCAGCGAGCGGGCCCTCGACCGCGACTATAGTCCGGACCGACGCTATCGTAGTGACCGTGCGCTAGATCGCACCAACAGCCCCGACCGACACTACAGACGAGACAGTCACAGCCCGGGACGCAACCATGGACGTAACCACAGCTTTGAACGCGGACGAGAACGAATTCCCAGTGACCCGAGGAAATATGATGAGCCTCTTAAGAGAGGTGCAAGCAGGGACCGGCTGGAGCGTTCACCGTCACCTGCGGCCATGCCCATCCCTATGCCACGTCCTGCTCGAGAATTGGAGCCACTGGAGAAACCTCTGAATGTTCTACTGCTGAAAAATCGGCCGAACGAAG AGTATGGCCTTCGACTGGGCAGTCAGCTTTTTATCAAAGAGATGACCAGCACAGGGCTTGCCAGCAGAGACGGGAACCTACAAGAAGGAGACATAATTCTGAAG ATCAATGGAACAGCGACTGAAAACCTTTCCCTCAGCGACGCAGGGAAGCTGATCGAGAAGTCTCGCGGGAAGCTGCAGCTGGTAGTCCAGAGAGACAGGCAGCAAGTGCTGATCCGAGTCCCCCCAATGGTTGACAGCGACTCAGAGCTTGATG ATATTTCTGAGATCGAGTCCTACCGTTCCTACTCTCCACAAGATGAAAGACGAGGCCATCATTCAGACCTATCATCGCACTCCTCCAATGAGCGGCTCCGAGAGAAGCCAAG GGAGGAGCCATCTAACCGGCTGGCTAAGATGGGTGCTATGCCCACCCCATTCAAAGGTCTTGACCGAGCTGTGGAAGACACACCCCCATTGCCTCCTGAGAGGGAGGAGTCAAGACCACAAACGCCACCaa CAATCGCAGTTGGCCCAAAGGTTCACGCTCCTCCTAAAGTACCACTAAAGCCAAACAAAGAAGACCAGGAAGTATACGG ACCGAACACATTGATGGTCCGTTTTCAGAAAGGTGACAGCGTTGGTATGAGGCTTGCAGGAGGGAATGATGTTGGTATCTTCATTGCTGGAGTTCAGGAAGATAGTGCAGCTGAACAGGAAGGTCTTCGTACTGGGGATCAGCTTGTCAAG GTGAACAATGTTGACTTTAGGGGAATGGTCCGTGAAGATGCCGTCCTTTATCTCCTGGAGATTCCCAAAGGAGAAGATGTGACCATTCTTGCACAGAGCAAGCCAGAAg TTTACAAAGACATTTTAGAATCTGGTAGAGGCGACTCCTTCTTCATCAGGACCCACTTTGAGTATGAGAAAGAGGCTCATCAGAGCCTCACTTTCACCAGAGGAGAGATTTTCAAAGTTACTGATACACTCTACGACGGCAAGCTGGGCAACTGGCTGGCAGTCCGTACAAACAAAGAAAACCAGTTGCTGGAGAAGGGCATCATTCCTAATAAAAGCAG AGCGGAGCAAATGGCCAACGTCCAGAATGCTGCACGAGCTGCATCAGGTAACGACAGAGGAGACTTCTGGAGGCTTCGAGGACAAAGAGCAGCTAAGAAGAAAGATCTTCGCAAGAGTCGAGAGGATCTGAGTGCAGCACCGGTTGCTACACGATTCCCAGCCTATGAGAGAGTTGTCCTGCGTGAAG CTGGCTTCAAGAGACCTGTGGTCATATTTGGGCCCATCTCTGATGCTGTGAATGAAAAACTGGCCAGTGACATGCCGAATGAGTTTGTCATTGCTA AAACGGAGCCAAAGGATGCAGGAAGTGAGAAATCATCCGGAGTTGTGAGACTGAACACAATTCGGCAAATTATTGAACAG AACACTCACGCGCTTCTGGATGTGACTCCCAAAGCTGTTGACACCTTGAATTACACCCAGTGGTATCCCATCGTCATTTTACTGAATCCAGACAGCAAGCAGGGAGTCAAGACCATGAGGAATCGCCTCTTGCCTGGATCCACCCGCAGTGCACGCAAACTGTATGAGCAGGCCATTAAGCTGAGAAAGACATGCTCACACCTGTTCACTG ACACAATTGACCTCAACTCAGCCAATGATGCATGGTACGGCAGTGTGAAAGATTCAATCCGGGGGCAGCAAGACAGAGCTGTGTGGGTGTGTGAAGGCAAG tTGGATGGTTCAGAGGAGGATCTAGATCTCCATGACGACCGAATGTCCTACTTGTCAGCGATGAGCGCAGACTACCTAAGCATGGACAGCCGCCTGACCAGCGACTACGATGACACGGCCGATGAGGGCGGGGCTTACACCGACAACGAGCTGGACGAGCCGATGGACGAGCCCCAGCCTGTGTCAGCCATCAGTCGGTCGTCGGAACCTGTGCTGCCTGACGAG AAGCCCCACCCTGAACCCCGGAATCGTATGAGAAGGTCAAGCAGCAGAGAGAGGGTAAATAGAGAGCCCAGTCCTCCCCCTGCTTTTGTCCCTGAACCTCCAAAG GTGCGCGCTCAGACCCGGACCGACTCCTCACGCAGCTATGACTCCCACTCCAGCAGCACCATCAGCAGCAGCGACGCAGCGGGCGGGAACAAGCCGCTGCCCCCTCCGGTGGCCCTGAAGCCCACCATCGCCCGCCTCAACCAGATGTCAGATGAGCAGACCTCGGAGATGGAAGAGGATCCTGCCAACAAATCCTTCCTGGGCAAG CAAATGGGGGATCAG ATTAAAGCCTTTGAGAAGATGGACCACCTGGCCCGAGCTCAGAGGATCCTCGAACTGCAGGAGGCAGAAAGTGCTCGG